From one Paenibacillus sp. FSL K6-1330 genomic stretch:
- the nirB gene encoding nitrite reductase large subunit NirB translates to MSNIKREKLVVIGNGIAGISTVEQIIKLGGNFDITVIGQEPHPNYNRIMLSYVLEGSKTLNDIVLNDWKWYEDNHITLHTDATVTAIDGERKVVTADNGLTVPYDKVMIATGSKPFILPVPGSDKEGVIGFRNIADCTQMLQAAKAYKKAAVIGGGLLGLEAAKGLVSLGMEVTVVHLMQDLMESQLDSMASGMLKRELEQQGINFLLGKQTTEILGDTRVTGLRFKDGDELDADLVVMAVGIRANTEIAKASGIEVNRGIVVNDYLQTSWPDVYAVGECCEHRGACYGLVAPLFEQGQVLAKHLCGVEGKPYEGSIVSTKLKISGVDVFSAGEFMEQAEHSVITAKDDWRKTYKKILIRDNIIVGAILFGDVSDSASLQSMIRKKTAMTDEIYDSIMGTDSAGTGNGKAFSLEKMPDDEIVCGCNGVTKKAIVDAITLQGFTTVDEIKACTGATRSCGGCKPVVEQILQSVLGDGFKAAGKQGICSCTTLDRDEIVAEIRAKGLKTTKEVMHVLNFSNPEGCSKCRPAIHYYLAMLNPVTHQEERESRFVNERMNANIQKDGTYTVVPRMYGGVTTPEDLKKIADVSLKYNVKVVKVTGGQRLDLIGVKKEDLPSVWEELDMPSGYAYAKSLRTVKTCVGSQFCRFGTQDSMGMGAFLEEKFERLDFPAKFKLAVNGCPRNCAESCTKDIGIVGNDGGWEIFVGGNGGTKARLADSFCKVKTDEELVEICGALMQYYRETGKYLERTSEWVERLGLEQIRAVILDDTKQRKELVERIELALQQVEDPWKKVLNDEKLRNTLFEDAKPVSSK, encoded by the coding sequence ATGTCCAATATAAAGAGAGAAAAGTTAGTTGTCATCGGCAACGGTATTGCCGGGATTAGTACGGTCGAGCAAATCATTAAATTGGGTGGGAATTTTGACATCACCGTCATTGGACAGGAGCCTCATCCGAATTATAACCGCATCATGCTGTCGTATGTGTTGGAAGGCAGCAAAACCTTGAATGATATTGTATTGAATGATTGGAAATGGTACGAGGATAACCATATCACTCTGCACACGGATGCCACTGTAACTGCCATCGATGGGGAACGCAAGGTCGTGACCGCCGACAACGGATTGACTGTGCCTTATGACAAAGTCATGATAGCAACGGGCTCGAAGCCCTTTATTTTACCCGTGCCGGGCAGTGACAAAGAAGGCGTTATCGGTTTCCGAAACATTGCCGATTGCACGCAGATGCTTCAAGCCGCTAAGGCGTACAAGAAAGCGGCTGTCATTGGCGGGGGACTTCTGGGTCTGGAAGCTGCCAAGGGATTGGTTAGCCTGGGCATGGAGGTGACGGTGGTTCATCTCATGCAGGATTTGATGGAGAGCCAGTTGGATTCGATGGCATCCGGCATGCTGAAAAGGGAGCTTGAACAGCAGGGTATCAACTTCTTATTAGGCAAACAAACAACCGAAATATTGGGAGATACCAGAGTTACGGGACTCCGCTTCAAGGATGGGGATGAGCTTGATGCCGACCTGGTGGTCATGGCAGTGGGCATCAGAGCGAACACCGAGATCGCTAAAGCGAGCGGGATCGAAGTGAACCGGGGAATCGTCGTTAATGATTATCTTCAGACTTCCTGGCCGGATGTGTATGCGGTCGGCGAATGCTGCGAGCATCGGGGCGCGTGCTACGGCCTGGTTGCACCGTTGTTCGAGCAGGGACAGGTATTGGCGAAGCATCTATGCGGTGTGGAAGGCAAGCCTTACGAGGGAAGCATTGTATCGACGAAGTTGAAAATCAGCGGTGTGGATGTATTCTCTGCCGGAGAATTCATGGAGCAAGCCGAGCACTCGGTGATCACCGCAAAAGATGATTGGCGCAAGACCTATAAGAAAATATTAATTCGCGACAATATCATCGTTGGGGCGATATTGTTCGGAGATGTGAGCGATTCGGCAAGCCTTCAATCCATGATTCGGAAAAAGACAGCCATGACGGATGAGATTTACGATTCGATCATGGGTACTGACAGCGCAGGAACAGGAAATGGCAAGGCATTTTCACTGGAGAAGATGCCCGATGATGAAATCGTGTGCGGCTGCAACGGCGTAACCAAAAAAGCCATTGTGGATGCCATTACTCTACAGGGTTTTACGACAGTGGATGAGATTAAAGCTTGCACAGGAGCTACCCGCTCGTGTGGCGGCTGTAAACCTGTCGTGGAGCAAATACTCCAGAGCGTATTGGGCGATGGCTTTAAGGCGGCAGGCAAACAAGGCATATGCTCGTGCACAACGCTTGATCGGGACGAGATTGTCGCCGAAATCCGTGCCAAAGGACTCAAGACAACGAAAGAAGTCATGCATGTTCTAAACTTCAGCAATCCGGAAGGCTGCTCGAAATGCCGCCCGGCCATTCATTATTATCTGGCGATGCTGAACCCGGTAACCCATCAAGAAGAGAGGGAATCCCGTTTTGTCAACGAACGGATGAACGCCAACATTCAGAAAGACGGCACGTACACGGTCGTCCCAAGAATGTACGGCGGCGTTACCACACCGGAGGATTTGAAGAAAATCGCGGATGTATCGCTTAAATATAATGTGAAGGTTGTAAAGGTTACCGGCGGACAGCGTCTGGACCTCATCGGTGTTAAGAAGGAAGATTTACCGAGCGTTTGGGAAGAGCTCGATATGCCGTCGGGTTATGCTTATGCCAAATCGCTGCGGACCGTGAAGACCTGTGTAGGTTCCCAATTTTGCCGTTTCGGTACGCAGGATTCGATGGGCATGGGGGCATTCCTCGAGGAAAAATTCGAGAGACTGGATTTCCCGGCGAAATTTAAATTGGCGGTCAACGGGTGTCCGCGAAACTGTGCCGAGTCGTGCACGAAAGATATCGGGATCGTAGGCAATGACGGTGGATGGGAAATATTCGTTGGAGGCAACGGCGGAACGAAGGCACGTCTGGCTGATTCGTTCTGCAAAGTGAAAACGGATGAAGAGCTGGTCGAAATCTGTGGAGCCTTGATGCAGTATTACCGTGAAACCGGCAAGTACCTGGAGAGAACATCGGAGTGGGTAGAGCGCTTGGGACTGGAACAAATCCGAGCGGTTATCCTGGACGATACCAAGCAGCGTAAGGAACTGGTGGAGAGAATCGAGCTTGCCTTGCAGCAAGTCGAGGATCCGTGGAAGAAAGTGCTGAACGACGAGAAGCTGCGCAATACGTTATTTGAGGATGCAAAACCGGTCAGCAGCAAATAA
- a CDS encoding ThuA domain-containing protein: protein MLNVTIWNEFVHEKIHDEVRSVYPTGIHTALAEGLQNPDFVIRTATLDQPEHGLTDDVLDSTDVLLWWGHMAHDQVSDEIVNKVVKRVQDGMGLIVLHSGHFSKPFKALMGTSCDLKWREAGEQEIIWSVNPTHPIAAGITGPIIIEHEEMYGEFFDIPAPDELVFVSNFEGGEVFRSGCTFKRGHGNIFYFRPGHETYPTYYNPEVLKVITNAINWAYSTAGKQTFGNSQPVRALPVLV, encoded by the coding sequence ATGCTTAACGTAACCATTTGGAATGAATTCGTGCACGAGAAAATCCATGACGAGGTTCGCAGCGTTTACCCGACAGGGATTCATACAGCATTGGCGGAGGGTCTGCAAAATCCGGATTTTGTCATCAGAACGGCAACGCTCGACCAGCCGGAGCATGGATTGACGGACGATGTACTGGATTCAACCGATGTGCTGTTGTGGTGGGGGCATATGGCTCATGACCAGGTTAGTGATGAAATCGTAAACAAGGTCGTTAAACGCGTGCAGGATGGGATGGGGCTGATCGTTCTTCATTCCGGACATTTTTCCAAGCCGTTCAAAGCGTTAATGGGTACGAGTTGTGATTTGAAATGGCGCGAAGCAGGGGAACAAGAGATTATTTGGAGCGTGAATCCAACGCATCCGATCGCGGCGGGAATTACAGGTCCGATCATCATCGAGCACGAGGAAATGTACGGGGAATTCTTCGATATTCCAGCCCCAGATGAGCTGGTATTTGTCAGCAATTTCGAAGGCGGCGAAGTATTCCGGAGCGGTTGCACGTTCAAGCGCGGTCATGGGAACATATTCTACTTCCGTCCGGGGCATGAGACCTATCCAACCTACTACAACCCCGAAGTGCTGAAAGTGATCACCAATGCGATTAACTGGGCTTATTCCACGGCAGGCAAGCAAACCTTCGGCAACAGTCAGCCGGTTCGTGCGCTTCCCGTTTTAGTCTAA
- a CDS encoding Gfo/Idh/MocA family oxidoreductase: protein MSKTLKIGIIGCGGIANGKHMPSLKKQAQAELVAFCDIALERAQKAAAEYGVEGAKVYTDFRELLQDGSIDVIHVCTPNDSHSEITVASLEAGKHVMCEKPMAKTVSEAKAMLDAAKRTGKKLTIGYNNRFRDDSMYLKEVCEEGELGEIYYGKALAVRRRAVPTWGVFLDEEKQGGGPLIDIGTHALDLTLWLMDNYKPKSVLGSTFHKLGQRENAANAFGPWDPKEFKVEDSAFGFITMENGATIILESSWALNVVETGEAKAVLAGTEGGADMKDGLRINGEKMSRLYETKVDLNAGGVAFYSGSKENDADREARMWLEAIVEDKDPVVKPEQAFVVTQILEAIYESAKTGKAVYFDN, encoded by the coding sequence ATGTCGAAAACATTGAAGATCGGAATTATCGGTTGCGGGGGAATCGCTAATGGCAAGCATATGCCGAGCTTGAAGAAGCAGGCGCAGGCCGAATTGGTAGCTTTTTGCGACATCGCCCTAGAACGCGCGCAGAAGGCGGCTGCCGAATACGGGGTTGAAGGCGCGAAAGTATACACGGATTTCAGGGAACTGCTGCAAGACGGCAGCATCGATGTCATTCATGTGTGTACCCCGAACGATTCGCACTCCGAGATTACGGTTGCATCCTTGGAAGCCGGGAAGCACGTGATGTGCGAAAAACCAATGGCGAAAACCGTTTCCGAAGCCAAAGCCATGCTGGACGCCGCTAAGCGTACAGGAAAAAAACTTACCATCGGTTACAATAACCGTTTCCGGGATGATAGCATGTATCTGAAAGAGGTCTGCGAGGAAGGCGAGCTGGGCGAGATCTACTACGGTAAAGCACTAGCTGTTCGCCGCCGTGCCGTTCCGACCTGGGGCGTATTCCTTGACGAAGAAAAGCAAGGCGGAGGTCCGTTGATCGATATCGGCACCCATGCACTGGATTTAACCTTGTGGTTGATGGATAACTATAAGCCGAAGAGCGTGCTTGGATCCACGTTCCATAAACTGGGTCAACGCGAGAATGCGGCGAATGCGTTCGGTCCTTGGGATCCGAAGGAGTTCAAGGTAGAGGATTCGGCATTCGGGTTCATCACGATGGAGAACGGCGCAACGATTATTCTGGAATCCAGCTGGGCTCTTAACGTCGTTGAGACGGGCGAAGCCAAAGCCGTCCTTGCGGGTACGGAAGGCGGAGCTGACATGAAGGACGGTTTGCGTATTAACGGCGAGAAAATGAGCAGATTGTATGAAACCAAAGTGGATTTGAATGCTGGCGGCGTCGCGTTCTATTCCGGTTCCAAGGAAAATGATGCGGACCGTGAAGCCAGAATGTGGCTGGAAGCCATTGTTGAGGATAAGGATCCTGTGGTTAAACCGGAGCAAGCGTTTGTTGTAACGCAAATTCTGGAAGCGATCTATGAATCGGCGAAGACAGGAAAAGCGGTTTATTTCGATAACTAA
- a CDS encoding Gfo/Idh/MocA family oxidoreductase, giving the protein MKKMKAGIIGCGTISGVYFTNLKNSPWVEVVACADLIPDNAKKKAEEFNIPNVYTVQEMLAQTDIEFIINLTIPASHANVDIASLEAGKHVYSEKPLAITLEEARRVLNMADQKGLRVGCAPDTFLGSGVQTAKAAIESGLIGRPVAATAFMMGSGPEAWHPNPEFFYASGGGPMMDMGPYYVSALVELLGPASRISASTGIQIPDRAIGSGPRQGQPITVQTPTHLAGTLDFENGAIATMITSFDIFGGSNLPWIEIYGTQGSLSLGDPNFFNSEVKLRKHGSDEWELLDPAFECGKNERGLGINDMIQSIHEQKDHRVSARLAYHVLEIMQSFQQSSLEGRHIVLQSTYRYGKLPAPQQINKVE; this is encoded by the coding sequence ATGAAAAAAATGAAAGCAGGTATAATTGGCTGCGGAACCATCAGCGGCGTATACTTCACGAACTTAAAGAACAGCCCTTGGGTTGAAGTCGTGGCATGTGCTGACCTTATTCCGGACAACGCAAAGAAAAAGGCCGAAGAGTTCAACATCCCGAACGTGTATACCGTCCAGGAGATGCTTGCACAGACTGACATTGAGTTTATTATTAATCTGACCATTCCGGCCAGCCACGCCAATGTGGATATCGCTTCCCTGGAAGCAGGAAAGCATGTGTACAGTGAAAAGCCGCTGGCGATTACCCTTGAGGAAGCTCGCCGTGTGCTAAATATGGCAGATCAAAAAGGACTTCGCGTAGGCTGCGCACCCGATACGTTTTTGGGCTCCGGCGTACAGACGGCTAAAGCCGCTATCGAATCCGGGCTGATCGGCAGACCTGTTGCCGCAACGGCGTTTATGATGGGTTCAGGACCGGAAGCTTGGCATCCTAATCCTGAATTTTTTTACGCGTCGGGTGGAGGTCCAATGATGGATATGGGTCCTTATTATGTATCGGCCCTGGTAGAGCTGCTTGGTCCTGCAAGCCGGATCAGCGCATCCACAGGCATCCAGATTCCAGACCGCGCCATCGGCTCTGGCCCGCGCCAAGGACAACCGATCACGGTTCAGACTCCAACGCATTTGGCAGGAACGCTGGATTTTGAGAACGGTGCCATTGCAACCATGATTACCAGTTTTGATATCTTTGGCGGATCGAATCTGCCTTGGATCGAAATCTATGGCACGCAGGGAAGCCTGAGTCTCGGGGATCCGAACTTCTTTAACAGCGAAGTGAAGCTCCGGAAGCACGGCTCCGATGAATGGGAGCTGCTTGACCCTGCATTTGAATGCGGGAAGAACGAGCGGGGGCTCGGTATCAACGATATGATCCAATCGATTCATGAGCAGAAGGACCATCGCGTCAGTGCCCGTCTGGCATACCACGTGCTGGAGATTATGCAGTCGTTCCAGCAGTCTTCGCTGGAGGGCAGACATATCGTTCTGCAAAGCACATACCGCTACGGCAAACTTCCGGCGCCGCAGCAGATAAACAAGGTGGAGTAG
- a CDS encoding uracil-DNA glycosylase: MSEVQSAPVDPATIAICQAKLAHQPVEGFLLGRGVRFAKIMFIGEAPGAHEVLEGLPFVGQAGQEMNAYLERLNLTREQVYITSAMRSRPYKEKVIVRSTGESVISRSNRTPTKAEILAHAPLLDEEIRWVRPHIIAPMGNTALHRLIGSHETVTSLHGKLMEGPVQQATDPENPDRGYMFSAETYKIFPLFHPAAVLYNRKLSTWIEKDLDILARILWDKR; encoded by the coding sequence ATGAGTGAAGTACAAAGCGCACCTGTAGATCCCGCAACCATCGCCATATGCCAGGCCAAGCTGGCCCATCAACCCGTTGAGGGCTTCCTGCTCGGAAGGGGAGTCCGCTTCGCCAAAATTATGTTTATTGGAGAAGCACCCGGGGCCCATGAGGTTCTGGAAGGCTTACCTTTTGTAGGGCAGGCCGGACAAGAGATGAACGCCTACCTGGAACGCCTGAACCTGACCCGGGAGCAAGTGTATATTACCAGTGCCATGAGAAGCCGGCCTTATAAGGAAAAGGTAATCGTGAGGTCCACGGGCGAGAGTGTCATCAGCCGTTCCAATCGCACACCGACGAAGGCGGAAATATTGGCCCATGCACCTTTGCTTGATGAAGAGATTCGATGGGTTCGCCCGCACATTATTGCACCCATGGGAAATACGGCGCTGCACCGGTTAATCGGAAGCCATGAAACGGTGACATCGCTGCACGGCAAACTGATGGAGGGGCCGGTCCAGCAAGCAACCGATCCGGAGAATCCAGATAGGGGTTATATGTTCTCGGCGGAAACCTATAAGATATTCCCTCTATTCCATCCAGCGGCGGTACTGTATAATAGGAAATTATCCACTTGGATCGAGAAAGATTTGGATATTTTGGCTCGTATATTATGGGATAAGCGCTGA
- a CDS encoding AraC family transcriptional regulator — protein MDSNLSNQVVAADFSFHRKPFKMSLADGFDTYLMRWQTDGKCRAKIDDKLSLVEAGDLLIFTPGQPYELRIDDEYNALGELTIESGDYHIFFKGAWADAWWNSKKRPTKIRVPLEERYLSLFRQILLEQRRVSDPYPEISDYTVRILCLEVDRLLSEQPSTTPKTYLAYRMKNYIEENASSMFKLEDVAAHVGISVSRAVHLFKEAFGTTIMQYTMDVRLSMAKERIVFSPLSLEDVAETSGFANYTYFHRVFRSRFGVSPKQFRMASRTSN, from the coding sequence ATGGATTCAAATCTTTCCAACCAAGTCGTAGCAGCGGATTTCTCATTTCATCGTAAACCTTTCAAGATGTCCCTGGCTGACGGTTTCGATACCTACTTGATGCGATGGCAGACCGACGGCAAATGCCGTGCCAAAATTGATGACAAACTGTCACTCGTTGAGGCAGGGGATCTGTTAATCTTCACGCCAGGACAACCCTATGAACTACGAATAGATGACGAATATAACGCTTTGGGTGAATTAACCATCGAAAGCGGAGATTACCATATTTTCTTTAAGGGGGCATGGGCTGACGCGTGGTGGAATTCCAAGAAACGCCCAACCAAAATTCGGGTTCCACTGGAAGAGCGTTACCTGAGTCTGTTTCGGCAAATTCTGCTGGAGCAGCGTCGTGTATCCGATCCTTATCCGGAGATTTCGGATTACACGGTACGAATTCTGTGTCTCGAAGTGGATCGCCTGTTATCGGAGCAGCCATCGACCACGCCCAAGACGTATTTAGCCTACCGCATGAAAAATTACATTGAAGAGAATGCCTCCTCGATGTTCAAGCTGGAGGATGTCGCTGCCCATGTCGGCATCAGTGTCTCCCGGGCAGTTCATCTGTTCAAAGAAGCGTTTGGCACTACCATCATGCAATACACCATGGACGTTCGCCTGAGCATGGCCAAGGAACGAATTGTGTTCAGCCCTCTCTCGCTGGAGGATGTCGCCGAAACTTCCGGCTTTGCCAACTATACTTATTTTCACCGCGTTTTTCGCTCCCGATTCGGCGTTTCGCCTAAACAATTCCGCATGGCCAGTCGAACGTCAAATTGA
- a CDS encoding sugar phosphate isomerase/epimerase yields MKLGVFMVLLSGRKLEDALDYVASKGLKAVEIGTGGYPGNAHCNPVELLENETALKNFKNAVESRGLIISALSCHGNPLHPQKAIAKEFHDTYVKTVELAEKLEVPVVNTFSGCPGDHEDAKYPNWPVAPWPNDYQEILTWQWDNKVIPYWTEWGKFAADRNVKIGLELHGGFSVHTPGTLLRLREAAGEVIGANLDPSHMWWQGIDPVQAIQILGREGAIHHFHAKDTSIDPINVNKHGLTDMQSYANMLDRAWQFRSVGYGHDVKEWADMMSALRLVGYDYVVSIEHEDGLMSIEEGFSKAVQNLQQVLIEEPLGDMWWV; encoded by the coding sequence ATGAAATTAGGCGTATTTATGGTATTGCTGAGCGGACGTAAATTGGAGGATGCTTTGGACTATGTGGCATCCAAGGGGCTTAAAGCGGTTGAGATCGGAACAGGCGGTTATCCGGGTAATGCGCATTGCAACCCGGTCGAGCTGCTGGAGAATGAAACCGCGCTGAAGAACTTCAAAAATGCGGTGGAATCCCGTGGGTTGATTATTAGCGCACTGAGCTGCCACGGCAATCCGCTTCATCCGCAAAAAGCAATCGCGAAAGAGTTTCATGACACATACGTAAAAACGGTAGAACTTGCCGAGAAGCTTGAAGTACCTGTTGTTAACACATTCTCCGGCTGCCCAGGCGACCATGAGGATGCCAAATACCCGAACTGGCCCGTTGCGCCTTGGCCTAACGACTACCAAGAGATTCTGACTTGGCAATGGGATAACAAGGTCATTCCTTACTGGACCGAATGGGGTAAATTTGCCGCAGACCGCAATGTGAAGATTGGTTTGGAATTGCACGGCGGCTTCTCCGTTCATACGCCAGGCACGCTGCTCCGCTTGCGTGAAGCTGCAGGCGAAGTGATTGGGGCCAACCTGGATCCGAGTCATATGTGGTGGCAAGGGATTGATCCTGTTCAAGCGATTCAAATTTTGGGCCGCGAAGGGGCGATCCACCACTTCCACGCGAAGGATACAAGCATTGACCCGATCAACGTGAACAAGCACGGTCTGACCGATATGCAGTCTTATGCCAACATGCTGGATCGCGCATGGCAGTTCCGCAGCGTAGGCTATGGACATGATGTGAAGGAATGGGCTGATATGATGAGTGCCCTTCGTCTGGTTGGATATGATTATGTCGTAAGTATTGAACATGAAGATGGATTGATGTCCATCGAAGAAGGCTTCTCCAAAGCGGTGCAAAACCTTCAGCAAGTGCTGATCGAAGAGCCGCTTGGGGACATGTGGTGGGTCTAA
- a CDS encoding formate/nitrite transporter family protein gives MFKTDVEAVVNAAVGKKEQMNHNLLRYMVSAMLAGAYVGIGIVLIFKLGAPLAAAGSPFQSLVMGAAFGIALTLVVFAGSELFTGNHMFFTISTLSGRTTMGDTLKNWVLVFIGNLAGAILLSYLVYASGLFNGLPPDHLIFTAAAKKMNDPFMELFFRGILCNWLVCLALWMGIRAKGETTKLILIWWCLFAFIATGYEHSVANMTLLTLATILPGHPETISISGWISNMVPVTLGNILGGGLFVGMAYWFISSGKGSKQK, from the coding sequence ATGTTTAAAACAGATGTGGAAGCCGTTGTCAATGCCGCCGTCGGTAAAAAAGAGCAGATGAATCATAATCTGCTGCGCTATATGGTATCGGCTATGCTGGCCGGCGCGTATGTCGGCATAGGGATTGTATTAATCTTTAAGCTGGGGGCGCCGCTCGCAGCTGCCGGTTCACCTTTCCAATCCCTCGTCATGGGAGCTGCATTCGGGATCGCGCTCACGTTGGTGGTGTTCGCCGGGTCAGAGCTGTTTACTGGAAATCACATGTTTTTTACGATAAGCACATTATCCGGACGAACGACGATGGGGGATACGCTGAAAAACTGGGTACTCGTGTTTATCGGCAATCTGGCTGGAGCGATTCTGCTCAGCTATCTGGTGTATGCTTCCGGCCTGTTCAATGGCCTGCCGCCGGACCATCTCATCTTCACGGCTGCTGCCAAGAAAATGAATGATCCGTTTATGGAGCTGTTCTTCAGAGGCATCTTGTGTAACTGGCTTGTCTGTCTGGCCTTGTGGATGGGAATTCGGGCCAAGGGAGAAACGACAAAGCTGATCTTAATATGGTGGTGTCTGTTTGCCTTCATTGCAACAGGGTACGAGCATAGCGTAGCTAATATGACACTTCTGACGCTCGCGACGATTTTACCGGGGCATCCCGAAACCATTTCCATTAGTGGATGGATCAGCAACATGGTGCCGGTCACGCTGGGGAACATCCTTGGCGGCGGATTGTTTGTAGGGATGGCTTATTGGTTTATCTCGTCGGGAAAAGGGAGCAAGCAAAAGTAG
- a CDS encoding TerC family protein yields MDLMSMEFWTALLSIVLIDLVLAGDNAIVIGLAARNVQKADQKKVILWGTVGAIIIRIVATLLVVQLLMIPGLRLIGGFALLWIAYKLIVDEKQHEISAGNQMWAAIRTIIIADAMMGLDNVLAVAGAAGESFMLVIIGLAISVPIMVWGSTIILKLTDRFPIIITIGAAVLAWTASKMIVEEPMIHSWFANGVLKYGFEILVIAIIISLGTWMKKKNDQKAKSNPVQVKMVD; encoded by the coding sequence ATGGATTTGATGTCGATGGAATTTTGGACGGCGCTGCTATCAATTGTCCTCATTGACCTTGTGTTGGCAGGCGATAACGCGATTGTTATCGGGCTTGCCGCTCGTAATGTCCAGAAAGCGGACCAGAAGAAGGTCATCCTGTGGGGTACCGTCGGAGCGATTATCATTCGTATCGTGGCCACCCTCCTCGTTGTACAGCTCTTAATGATCCCTGGCTTACGCTTGATCGGTGGGTTTGCTCTGTTGTGGATTGCCTACAAGCTGATAGTGGATGAGAAGCAGCATGAAATTTCCGCTGGCAACCAGATGTGGGCGGCAATCCGTACGATTATTATTGCGGACGCGATGATGGGACTGGATAACGTGCTTGCTGTAGCTGGCGCTGCTGGGGAAAGCTTCATGCTTGTTATTATCGGACTTGCGATTTCGGTTCCAATTATGGTGTGGGGCAGTACCATTATCCTGAAGTTGACGGATCGCTTTCCAATTATCATTACGATCGGTGCTGCGGTGTTAGCCTGGACCGCATCAAAGATGATTGTGGAAGAGCCGATGATTCACAGCTGGTTTGCCAATGGCGTTCTGAAGTATGGTTTTGAAATTCTCGTTATCGCCATAATCATCAGTCTTGGAACTTGGATGAAGAAGAAGAATGACCAAAAAGCGAAGAGCAACCCGGTACAGGTCAAGATGGTCGACTAG
- a CDS encoding helix-turn-helix domain-containing protein, translating to MEVTNVTMCPRFESAFSFLGKRWNGLIIQTLMSGPKRFKDISNLIPSMSDKMLSERMKDLECEGILIRHVYPETPVRIEYELTEKGKALRPVMEQISFWAEQWVER from the coding sequence ATGGAAGTTACAAATGTTACGATGTGTCCCCGTTTTGAATCTGCATTTTCTTTTCTGGGCAAACGGTGGAACGGTTTGATTATTCAAACGTTGATGAGCGGGCCTAAGCGCTTTAAGGATATTTCGAATTTGATTCCGTCCATGAGCGATAAGATGCTCTCTGAGCGGATGAAGGATTTGGAATGCGAAGGCATTTTGATTCGCCATGTTTATCCTGAAACACCGGTACGTATTGAATATGAACTGACTGAAAAAGGCAAGGCACTTCGTCCGGTGATGGAGCAAATTTCATTCTGGGCGGAACAATGGGTCGAAAGATGA
- the nirD gene encoding nitrite reductase small subunit NirD, with amino-acid sequence METGKFITVGNEHDFLSQIGRVVQLGDREIAVFQTSDHQWFALDNQSPHPKGGPLSEAIVSGHYIYDPLYDWKIELSTGLVQAPDKGQVRVYPIRAVDGKVEVGV; translated from the coding sequence ATGGAAACTGGAAAATTTATTACGGTAGGGAATGAACATGATTTTCTATCACAGATCGGAAGGGTGGTCCAACTCGGAGATCGGGAGATTGCCGTCTTCCAGACTTCGGATCATCAATGGTTTGCGCTGGACAATCAAAGCCCTCATCCCAAAGGTGGGCCACTCTCGGAAGCCATTGTATCCGGGCACTACATCTACGATCCGTTATATGACTGGAAAATTGAGCTTTCAACCGGGCTCGTACAGGCTCCGGATAAGGGTCAGGTTCGTGTATACCCGATTCGCGCCGTGGACGGAAAGGTTGAGGTGGGTGTTTAA